From the genome of Micromonospora lupini:
CCGGTGCGACCACCATTCGGTTCTCCTATTCCGCGGGGTTCGATTCACGCGCCACATCGCCGCAGCACGGGGCCGACGAGAAACGACACTGGTTCCCACCGACGTTGGCACCTCGCTCGCGCCTTCAGGACTCGCGAGGCACGACAGCGCCATTGTCACGCCAGAGACGTCCGTCGTTCTTCTCCTCGTGTGCGCTCTGCCGGACACCGACCCGACGGGCCGCGGCGAAGCTGGCCCAGGCGGCCACGTCGACAAGCGTGGCGTCCGCCGGGTGGTGGCGGCGGAAATCCTCGACGACCTCGGGGCCGACCCGATAGGAGGCGAACGCGGTGAGCAGCGCGAGGCGTGCCGCCACCCGCTGCGGTGCGGGCAGCGGCTCGATCAGCTCCTCGCACCAGCGGGTGCTGAGACCGGCGTCCTCCCCGGCCCACCCGTCGAGCCGGGTCAGTACGAGGCGGCGGACCGCGGGGTCGAGCGAGCGCTGCCCGGCAGCCTCGAAGACGCGGTAGGAGCGTGCCATCGCGTCCGCGATCCGTGGGCTGCCCGAGGCCCAGCTGACGTCCGAGGTCGGTGGCGCGGCGTCGAGGAGGCGGGTGGCCCGGCCGGCGACGTGCTGGCCTCGTAGGGTGGGCCGGAGCACCCGGCCCAGCCCTTGATTGAGCCGGCGCCGCGCGCGCGGGCCAACGCCCTGCGGCAGCAGCGAGCTGGCGAGGAAGACGTTGACCACGCGGCTCAGGTAATGGAAGCCCACCACGACCCCGACCAGCTCCGCGCGTTCCACTTCGGACACCTCGGGTGGCAGCGGCGGCCCGTCGGCACGGTGTGCGCCGCGGGCCCACTCCACGAAGCGGCGCGTTCGGACGTCGGCGATCTCGTCAGGCCGGTCCGCGGCGATCGCCTCCGCGTCGCGCTCACCGGAGAGTTCGAAGAGGCCCGCCACGTGCAGATCGGCGCAGTAGGGACAGGTGTTGGCCACCGACACCGTTGCCGCGACCGCTTCCTTCACGGCGCGGTCCACCGCACCGGCCGGCAACAGCGGCTCCCGGGTGATGGCCCAGTACGCGGCCAGGACGTCGTCGGACGGCGAGTGCAACAACGCAGGAGGCACCACGATCTGATATTCCTCGGCGACCTGGCGATACACCGCCGCCACGAGTCCACGCGCCGTCGTGGCAGGCACGACGGTCAGAAAATTCACGTGCTTCCGAGCGACCGAGGAAGCAACCCTTCTCGCGACCATCAGAACCCTCCCGCGTCAGATTCGCCGACTGCTCTCGCTGTGTCCGGGCTGCGGGCCGGGGCGACTCACTCAGGCGGCCGCGGCCACCCGGTCCCGCACCGCGGTCCCTCCGTGCTGGTCCCGGCTCAGCGCGTACTTTCGGGCGTCGAGCAGGGCGAGCAGCACCGGCGGATCCAGTGCGCTGCTGCGCCGCAGCACCATGTCCGCGGTGACCTTCGAGTCGGCGCGGACGGTGAGCGGGCCGTACGTCGCCACCGACACGGCGCGATCGGCAACGTCGGCACCGTCCGACTCGGCCGACACCGACTGGGCCAACAGGTACCAGGAGCCCAGGGGAACCGCGTCGAAATGGACCCAGCCCGGTTGCTGCAGAACTGCGCACCGCGCCGGGCGTCCCTCCGGGATGCGACCGCTGAACAGACCGACGAAAATAAGCTGATGGTCGTCGTCTTCGGCGAGACGAACCTGGCACGACACCTGGCCGCTCGGCGATCGCCCGGGACGCCACTCGAAGTGCGGATGGATAGACTGTGTGTAGCCGGCGTGTCGACGGAACGCGGTCGGTGACATGCCGACGCTGCGACTGAACCGCCAACTGAACGTACCGACGCTGTTGTAGCCCACGCGGACGCTGATGTCCGCGACGTTCATCGACGTGGTGATGAGCAGGTCCTTCGCCCGCTGCAGGCGCAGCGCCGAAAGGAAGCGGGCTGGTGACACACCTGTCACCCGTCGAAAGATCCGAGTGAAGTGAAATTTGCTGAACATTGCGGCACGGGCCATGTCATCGACAGTCAACTGCTCGCCCATGCGGTCGTGCATCGCTGCGACTGCGCGCAGCACCGCTTGCTCGGAAACGTCTTTCATGACACTCCCCCAGGTGCTGTTCCGCTGAATTATCCAACTCGTGGCAGTCAGATACGCGCACCCATCTGACAAATGGATATATAAGCCGGAACAGTGCGGTTATTTACGTCGGATGATCTCCCGACTTATGGCAACACTATCGGACGGCCCGTCGGCAATCAACCCTGCGTGAGCGCGCGACGCAATCGTGGAGAAGCAGCGGGTATTGGCGCTACTGGATATGGATAGCGTGTATCACCGGTATATGCACACCTTGTGGTCGACGGGTCCAGGCCCGCCAGGGCGGCCTCAAACCGTCGGCACGCACCTAGAATTGATCATCGTTCGCGCTGTTCGGAGCGTACGGATCCAGTTCCGCGAGAGTTGCCGGCGACGAACGTCGGTGACCTGCCAGCAGGTCGGCCGGGCCCCTTGGCCGTCATCGATCCCCCCCGGCGTTACCCGTCGACGACGCCGGCCAGATACGTGATCAGCATGGCGTCGCGGTCCCCGATACGTGTCTCAGCCAGGGCTTTCGCGGCGGACACTTCTATTTGTGCGATCAACCGCGACAACGGCGGCGGCTCGCGGGCGAGGTCACCGTCATCCGTTCACCGGCCACTGACGGACGTGATTGGGTGACCAGCTCTGGTTACTAACAGTGCTTGTGTGGTAATTGAGGGTTGCCGAAGTATGTCCGAGTCTCCTAGTCTCCTATCGGACGGCGCAACCATCAGCCCCTCGATTGCGCATCCGGCACCACGCTCGGAAGGAGCCGATCACCCGTGCTTCTCGATCCACACCAGCCCAGGGCAGCCACGACGACCTCCGCCGGCAGCGACGCCGCAACCACCGCGTCATTTCCGCGGCGCAGCCGCAGCTAGCACGAGCGGTCGCGATCCATGGGCCTGAAACGTTGATCACGGGGAGCCACGATGCGAATATCTGACCTGAGCCGGCAATCCGGTGTGCCGGTCGGGACGATCAAGTTCTACCTGCGCGAACGACTACTCCCACCCGGCGAACCCACAGGACGCAACCAGGCGCTTTACAATAAAAATCACCTGCGACGTCTTCGGCTGATCAAGATATTCACCTCCATCGGCGAACTCGATCTCACGTCGGTACGGCGGCTCCTGATCGCCGCCGAGGAGGAACACCTGTCGTCGATCGAGCTGTTCGAGGTGCTCAACGAGGTGTCCATGGCGAGCAAGGACACCCCCGTCGAGGAGGACGAGAGCCTTGAGCTGGCCCGTGCCGACGCGAACCGCATCATCGATGCGTCCGGCTGGGAGGTCAATCCTGACGCCGCCGCCCGGTCACACCTGACCCTCGCACTCGCCGCGATGCGGCGTCTGGGCTGCGACTGCGATCCGGACTTCCTCGACGTCTACCGGGAGGCGGCCGACCGGCTCGCCCGGCACGAGGTCAGTCGGATCGCGAACGACCGCACCGCGCGCATCGAGGCACTCGCACGCAACGTCCTGCTACACCAGGCCTTCGCGGCGATGCGCCAGCTTGGGCAGCAGCATCACCTGTCCCGCCGATTCGGCCTCGTGCCAGCGAGCCAGGGGACGGCGGACGACAGCGACCGCTCCTGACACCGCCGGAGCCGAGGCGCCGCCCGCCTGCCCGCTCGCCGCAAGCCCCAAGCCGCAAGCCCCGAGCCGCAAGCCCCGAGCCGTAAGCCCCAAGCCCCAAGCCCCAAGCCGCAAGCCCCAAGCCGCAAGCCCTGAGCCGCAAGCCCTGAGCCGCGAGCCGCGAGGCCCGAGGCCCGAGGCGCGAGGCGCGAGGCGCGAGGCGCGAGGCGCGAGGCGCGAGGCGCGAGGCGCGAGGCGCGAGCATGGGCCCTGAACCGGTCGCCGCGGGCCACGAGCGCTGGTCCGGGCGCCACGCGCGCTGGCTGCGGCCACCGCAGTGGACATTCAGCCATGAGCCGGGAGGCGCCCGCGAGCCACAGGCCCCGGGCCGGTCGCCGGGCCCACGGGTCGCAGGACACGAGCCGCACCCGCGAACCACCAAACGCGAGCCCGGAGCCGGTCACCGCGAGCGTGGAGGCGCGCACGAGGTTTCGGTGTGGTCGTCCCTGGCAGTGCGCGGTGACCGCGGCGCCGGTGACGCTGACGCGTGAGGGCCGGCCACCTGGCCGGCCCTCAGAACTGACTACTGCTCAGGCTGGGTCACGCGGGCAGTTCTGGTAGACCGCGAGCACCCAGGCGTCGTCCCGCTTCACGAGGATCCAGGAGGCCCGGATGGCGTCCGCGGAGGCCAGCTCGCTGCTCCCGGCGGCGATCACGCCGCCGACAGTCAACAACGCGACCGCACCGGACCCGAGGGGCTTGACGTCGATCGGCTTCCCGGTGACGGTCGTGCCTGCGTAGACGCCCTGGTAGGCGTCCGCCATGTAGTCGCGAATGGCCGTACGGCCCTTCACGTACACGCCCGGCAGGATGAGCGTGCCGTCCTCGGCGAACAGGTCGGCGAAGGCGTCCGCGTCGTGTGCCGCCCAGGCCTTCACCATCCGGGCGGACACCCCGCCGATCGCGGCCTGGTCCGATCCGTCCAGGACCGGAGCTTCGGTGTTGGTGGTCATCTGCTACCCACTTCCGTCGGTCGTCAATCGATGGCAACTGATGACAATCGTGGCCGGATCCGCCCTGTCCTGGCGTCTTCCAGCGTGCGCCGGGTCGGTGGGGCGCAACGTCCGAGAAGTGCCGGCGGCCCGGACCGGGCCGCCGGGAACATCCGTGCACGTACGCGCGGATGCCCACCGGACCTCGGTGGACATCCGCGCGCGGGTGGACCGTTCAGATGAAGAACGTGTTGGGCTCCAAGCCGCACAGCACCCGGCCGTAGAGCTCCATCGTGGTCGTCGGCAGGTGCAGGGCGTGCAGGGTGACCGCGCGGACGTCGCGCCGGATCCGCTGGATCGGCTCCCGCGTGTAGATCGACGACGCGCCACAGGCGCCGGCCAGGATGTCGACCGCCTCGGCGGTCAACTGCGGCACACGACCGGCCACAGCCCTGGCGTACGCCCGATCGCGGATCGTCCACGGCTCCCGTGTCAGTCCGCGCTCGTCCACGAGCGTGGCGAGCCTGCGCGCGTGCCCCTCGGCCTCGTCGATCTTGAGGGCGGCGTCGGCCGCCTGCAGGTGCGTGATCGGCGCGTCCGCCTGGCGCTCGTAGTTGGTGTTGGAGATGGGCCGTTCGTTGATGCGGGCGTAGAACTGCTCCTCGGCGGCACGCGCCATGCCGATCATCTTGCCGGAAGTCGACGCCGCGACAGCCGCGACAAGTGGCGACTGGAAGATCGGCAGATCGGCGTTGCGCACGGACGCGTACTCACCGGCGGTGAACGCGGCGATCCGCATGACGTTGGCCCCGGGCACGAAGACGTCCTCCGCGACGGCCGTGACGCTGCCGGTGCCGGAGAGCGCGGACACGTGCCAGTCGTCCACGATGCGCAGCGCGCTCATCGGCACCACGGCCATCACCGGCTCGGGCTCGCCGTCGGACGGGATGAGCAGGGTGGAGAGCAGCTTCCACCCGCTGTGCGCGGCGCCGCTGTTGAACGCCCACTGACCGTTGACGACGATGCCGCCGTCCTTGGGGACTCCGGTGCCGTTGAGCGCCAGCGTCCCACTGATGCGGGCGTCCGGATCGGCGAAGATCTCGTCCTGCACCTCGTCCGGGAACAGGCCGACGTTCCACGAGGTGATCCACCAGGCGGCGACGTCGAACGCCGCGGCGCCGTCGCCGCGCCCCAGCTCGATCCCGACGTCCAGCAGTGTGTGGGCGTCCGCCTCGTACCCGCCGAAGCGCGCCGCTGTGCGCATGCGGAAGATTCCGGCAGCCGTCATCGCCTCGACACTCTCGTCGGCGAGCCGGCGGTTCTCCTCCTGCCACAACGAGTTCTTCCGGAGCACCGGGACAATGTCGGCGGCCCTCTTCGTCAGATCGGTTCGGTGTGACGTCTCGGTTGTCTGCACGGGGTCTCCTCCTGGTACGGCCCCATCGTGCCCCCGCCGGGAAGCGGATGGCGCAAACGGGCGGCTGCATGAAGCGCTGAAGGTCGTTGCCGGGAATTCAGGAAGTCACGTTAACCCCTGGGCGTCGGCCGGAAAAGGCATTCCGGGGCGACGCACACAACCGCGCATTCTGAAAGAAGATCGGGCTCGGCCGGGATCGTAACTTTACGGAGACCAATTGACCAACGGCATCATGAATGGTGGACGACATGAGTTTCTGGTCCGATCGGAAGGTACTCGTCGTCGGCGCGAGCCGTGGCCTCGGCCGAGGGGTGACCGAGGCGTTCCTGGGGGCCGGCGCGACGGTGACGGCGCTGTCGCGGGACACCGCGCCGCTGACCGCCCTGGCCGAGGGGCACGGCACCCTGAATCTGGTCGACGCGGACGCCACCGACCCGGCCAGCCTCGACGTGCTCCGTCGGAACCCCCCTGACGTCCTCGCCCTGGTGGCCGGCGCGTCACCCGAGCTGCGTCCGCTGAGCGAGCAGACCTGGGAGACGTTCTCCACCCCCTGGAACACCGACGTGCGCATCGCGTTCCTCTGGCTGCGCGAGGTGCTGCGGCAGCCCCTGGCACCCGGCAGCCGGGTCATCGTGACAAGCAGCGGCGCCGCGCTGAAGGGGTCCGTGCTCAGCGGCGGCTACGCCGGAGGCAAGGCGACCGTACGCTTCCTCGCCGACTACGCGGCACAGGAGGCCGCGCGTGCCGGGCTGGGCATCACGTTCCACACGGTGCTGCCGCAGCTCACACCGGAAACCGGCCTCGGCCGGGCGGCGGTCGACGCGTACGCCGAGCGCGCCGGCGTCACGCCCGAGACGTTCGTCGAGCCCATGCGCCCGGTGCTGACGCCGGAGGCGGCGGGCGCGGCCTTCCTGCGGCTCGGCGGCGAAGCGAATCCGCCCGGCGCCGTGCACCTGCTGTCCGGCGCCGGCCTGACGCGCCTGCCCTGAGCCCGCGCAGAGGAGAAGCTCCGCCGGCCGCCGGACCGGTCGTCGCCAGCGGAGCAGCACGACGTACGCATGGCGGTGGCCCCCATCGTGGTGGCCACCGCCATGACTGTCGGCACGGGGCTCAGGCGACCGCGGGGACCGCTGCGGTGAGGTACATCGGCACCCGGTCGTAGCCGTTCATGATGAACGAGCCCTGCGGGGGCAGCTCCTCGCGCGGCACGGCCAGGGTCAGGTCGGGGAAGCGCTCGAAGAGGGCCGGCAGGGCCACCATCGACTGCATCGTGGCCAGCGGCCGGCCGAGGCAGTAGTGCTCGCCGTGGCCGAACGACAGGTTGGTCTTGTCCGGGCGGGTGATGTCGAAGTCGTTGGCGGTGTCGCCGTGCAGCGCCGGGTCCCGGCCGATCCCGGCGTACGCGATCAGGACCAGGTCGCCCTTGGTGATGTGGACGCCGGCGATGTCGATGTCCTCCTTCGCGTAGCGGAAGGGCAGTTGGGCGACAGCGGCGTCCTTGCGGACCGCCTCGTCGAAGGCGTCCATCCAGGTGTACTGCCCGGAGCGGATCAGCTCCAACTGGTCCCGGTGGGTGCTCAGGTCGATGATGCAGTGGGCCAACACGTTGCTCAACGTCTCCGAGCCCGCGCCGAGCAGGACGTGCAGGCTGCCGATCAGCTCCTCGTTGGAGAGCGTCTCGCCGTCCTCGTTCGCGGCGATCAGGACGCTTGTGAGGTCGTCTCCCGGGTCCTGACGGCGGCGCGCGGCGAGCTTGGACATGGCGTCGTGCCACTGGTCGAGGTTCGCCGCCGCCATCTCGCCTGTGTGGTTGGTCAGGCTGTTCTGCTTGGTGCCCTTGAGGGCCTCCTCTCGCACCTCCTCCGGCACACCGAAGAGGTCGCAGATGAGCGTGGCGGTGAGCGCGTACGTGAACTGGCCCTTGATGTCGACCGTCTCGCCCGGCCGGGTGTTGGCCTCCATGTCGTCCAGCAGCCGCTGCACGATCGACGCGACGCGCGGGCGGGCCTGCTCGACCTCGCGCGGCGCGAAGGCGTGCGACACGAGCCTGCGTAGGCGGTCGTGGTCGGTGCCGTCGCGGACGGTCAGGTTGTCCATCGCCACCCAGGTGATCAGCTCCCAGTCGTGTGGCACCTCGCCACGGACGAACGGGGGCCAGTCCTCCTTGGCGTTCTTGGAGAGCTGGTCGCCGGACAGGAGCTTCTTGCCAACGTCGTACGTCGTGACGCACCAGGCGCGGTAGCCACCGGGAACCTCGACGAGGGTGACCGGACCCTCGGCGCGGATCCGAGCGGCTTCGGCATGAATGTCACGTCCCTCAGGGTCGAGCATGATCGGGCATTTACCCATCGCGGGCCTCCATGGTTCGGTGCACGGCACCGGGCAGGGATCCGGTGGTGCGAAGAGCGGTATCTGCCGCTGAACCTAATGACCTCTCGGGTTCCATTTTTCTTCTCGATTGCCGAGCGCGTAAATCCACTCCACACGTGCCTTTCTGGCAGCGGAACAGCAATTCTGAAGAGGTTTTGCGGAGCTGTCCCGGGCATCCTCGACTCGATAACGCGTAAACCCAGAGGAGACGGTCATGGCTCGATTCAAGGTCGGGGTGCTCTTCAAGCCGCAGCACTGTGAGATGGCCCAGCTACGCGAGAGTTGGCGTGCGGCGGACGAGCTCGGTGTGGACACCGTCTGGACCTGGGACCACTTCTATCCGCTGTACGGCGACCCGGACGGCGCGCACTACGAGTGCTGGACCACCCTGGCGGCGCTCGCCGCCGACACCCGCCGCGCCCGGTTCGGCTCGCTCGTGACGTGCAACAGCTACCGCAACCCCAACCTGCTCGCGGCCATGGCGGGCACTGTCGACCAGATCAGCGACGGTCGGCTGATCCTGGGGCTTGGCGCCGGTTGGTTCGAGCGGGACTACACCGAGTTCGGCTACCGGTTCGACAGCGCCCCGGAGCGGCTGCGGGCGCTTGAGGACGGCGTGCGGACCGTACGCTCCCGCCTGGCCGCGCTGGTCCCGTCGGCATCGCGGGTGCCCCTGCTGGTCGGCGGCGGCGGCGAGAAGGTGACCCTGCGCATCGTCGCCCGGTACGCGGACATGTGGAACGACTTCGGTTCGGCGGAGCGCTTCGCCCACAAGAGCGCCGTCCTCGACCGCTGGTGCGCCGAGCAGGGCCGTGATCCCGCCGAGATCGAGCGCACCACGATGATCGAGACGGCGGAGGTGGACGATGTCGACGCCTACCTCAAGGCCGGTGCCACCCACATCATCCTGGGCCTGGACACCCCGTTCGACCTGGAACCCCTTGACCGCCTGCTCGCACACGCCAGCGACTGAACCGGTCAGCCGGCAGGTCGCCGAAGGACACGTGCCGAGCCGCCCGGGCCCAGATTTTCGTCGCCGCTGTCGATCTACCGCCCGCGCGACCCGTCGTAATGTAGAGGCCACCACCCAGGGGGCCGGCACACGACAGGACATGAGACATGGCCAAGTACATGATCCTCATCTACGGCGACGCCCAGCAGTGGGACGCGATGACCGACGAGCAGTGGAAGGCGCACGACGCGGCACACGAGTCGTTCGTCGCCAAGGCCGGCACGCAGATCATCGACGGCCAGCAGCTGGAGATGGCGCCCACGGCCACCACGCTGCGCTCGGACTCGGCCGGCCAGATCCAGACGACCGACGGCCCGTTCCTGGAGACCAAGGAGGCGCTCGGCGGCTACTACCTGATCGAGGCGACCGACCTGGACGAGGTCCTGTCGATGGCGACGCTGCTTCCCGAGGTGCACGCTTCGCACAGCGGTGTGGAGATCCGCCCGGTGGTCGACCACGGCTGACGTGGCCGACCCACGGATGAAGGACGAGGTGGTCGCGGCGGTCGCCCAGGCGCACCGCCGCGACTGGGCCCAGGTGTTCAGCACCACGGCCCATCTGACCCGGGACCTCGACCTCGCCGAGGAGTGCACGCAGGACGCGTTCGCACAGGCCCTGGAGACCTGGACGGAGACCGGCGTCCCCGATCGACCGGGTGCCTGGTTGACCACCATCGCCCGCAACCGGGCCCGCGACGTCCTGCGCCGCGAGTCGGTGTTCCGTCGCAAGATGCCGCTGCTCGTCGCCGACGAGACCACGCCAGGGCCCGAGGACGGCCTGGTCGACGACCGACTGCGCCTCATCTTCACCTGCTCGCACCCCGCACTGGCCCGGGAGGCGCAGGTCGCCCTGACGCTGCGCCTGGTCTGCGGGCTGTCCACGCCCGAGGTGGCCCGCGCGTTCCTCGTGCAGCCGGCCACCATGGCGGCCCGGATCACCCGGGCCAAGAAGAAGATCGCCGCGGCCCGCATCCCGTATCGGGTGCCGGGCCCGGACCAGCTCGAGGAGCGGGTGAGCGCCGTCCTGGAGGTCGTCCATCTGATCTTCACCACCGGCCACACGGCGCCGCTCGGCGCGCAGTTGGTCCGCCAGGATCTGGTGGACAGCGCGATCAGCCTGGCCCGCATGCTGCATCTGCTCATGCCGACGAACGCCGAGATCAGCGCGCTTCTCGCGCTGCTGCTGCTCAACGCCTCGCGCCAGGACACCCGCAGGTCCGCCGATGGACGCCTGGTGCTGCTGTCCGAGCAGGATCGCTCGCGCTGGGACCGGCAGCTCATCGCCGAGGGCCGGTCGTTGGTGACCGACGCGCTGCGCCGGCGGCCACCGACGCGGTACGCCCTGGAGGCCGCGATAGCCGCCCTGCACGCCGAGGCGCCGAGCTGGCGGGACACCGACTGGGCCCAGATCGTCGCCCTCTACGACGCCCTGTTCCGGCTCTGGCCCTCGCCCGTGGTGGATCTCAACCGGGCCGTCGCGATCGGGCTCCGCGACGGCCCTCGGGCCGGCCTCGACGCGCTGAATCCCCTGCTCGCCGATCCGGCCCTGGCCACCTACGGATACCTCAGTGCCGCCCGGGCCGACTTCCTGCGCCAGTTGGGGCAGTGGTCGCAGGCCCGGACGGCCTACGAGGAGGCGCTGACCCTGACCGACAACGACGTCGAGCGCGCGTTCCTCAGCGAGCGCTTGACCGAAGTGGAGCGGAATCTGTGAGTGTCAGCACCGCACGGACGGTCTCGTAGAAACCGTCGACGCCGTGGTGGCCGCGGCGGTTCGCGCAGTCGTCGGCGTACTGCTCGCTCATGGTCTGGCCACCACTCTCCAGCATCGCGATCTGGCTGGCGTATGCGCCGACCGCGCGAAGTTTGCGGGCCCAGTCGCTGTCACTCATGGCGACGGCCACCGGCTCCGACACGCGTACGCCCGGCGGCAGCGCCGGCATGACGTTGACTCCGGGCCACGCGAGGTAGGGGAAGTCGTCCCAGAGTGACAGCGGCGAATCGGTCCTGGCGACCGCGGCGAGGACTGCGTCACGGGTGCGGCGGTGGTCGACGTGATTGCCGACCGCCGCGCACGTGACGACCCGGTCGGCGGAGAACTCACCGATCACCCGCTCGATGTCGGCGGCTATGGTCGCGACCAGATCGTCCTCGTCGTCGGCGTGGTGGTCCATCGGGTTCTCGTCGTCGATCACCCAGCCGCCCTGCGCGTACCTGCGGTAGATCGCGTCGAGGAACGGACCGCACAGGTACGGCGGGTCGATGCCGAGCGCGGCGAGGGCCGCGACGTTCTCCTCGCGTCGCGCCACCACGGGATCACCGACGATCGCCCACTGGTCGTGGAAGGTGGTCGCGATCGGCGAGTACGGCGGCTCGGGGCTCCCGGCGAACACCGTGTAGACGACGACGTGTTCGCCAGCGTCGACCAACTGGACGAGGTGGCCGCCGTAAGACAGCACCGCGTCATCGAGATGCGGCGACACCACAAGGGTTGTCATGCGGCTCTCCCTTCGAATGGGGTTTCCTGCGAATGTGCGGTAGGCACCACCGGGTCGGCGTACGAGATCGTCCGGCGGCCGACCCGGCTGGCCTCCGCGAGGATCTGCATCCCCCAGGTGTCCCAGATGCCTGCCATCCGGGAGGTGACGACTACCGTGCCGGCACTGTCGTCGCTCAGCGGCGTGTACAGCCCGAGGGCGTGGTAGCCGCTGTGGTCCCCCGAACGCACGGCACGGTCGAGGAGTTCGTGATCGAAGTCGACGAGTGTCGCGCCGGTCACCGACGCGGGCAGCTCACCGCCGCACCCGATGATGGTGACCGCCTCGTCGTCGGGAACGTCCACCAGGGCGCGGGCGATCTCGTCTGCGACGCTCAGGCCCCGCGCCCGCTGCTGCCAGTCGAGGAGCTCCACGTACATCGGCTCCCACTGCCAGAACTCCCCCTTGTCCACCATCACGGCCAGACCCATCTCGACCGCGGGCTCGGGGTACTTGTCGAGGAACACCCGCATGTTCGCGAACAGCTCGTCGAAATTGGCCTTGTGGTCACGGTCGTGCGGCGCGACGACAGCCCACGCCTGGGCCGCGAGTTCGATCGTCAGGCCGGCGCGGTGCAGCCGGAACCCCAGCTCCATGTCCTCGCCACCCCAGCCCTGGAACCGCTCCTCGAAGGCGCCGACCAGGCGGAAGTCGTCCATCCGGATCGAACAGTTTCCGGTCCAGAACGCCTTCCAGGGGATCGACCGCCTCGTCAGATCCATCCCGCAGCCGACGAAGTAGGGCTGACGCACGTCCTGGAACTCCGGCAGGTGGCGGTAGCGCTGCACCACCAACTCGGGAGGTAGCTGCGCGAGGAGCTCGTCGACCCCCGCCATCGGCACGTCGGGGTTGTACCCGTAGCTGGGCCCCACCACCGCCCGCCGCGACTCGCCGCCCTCGTGGGCGGCCAGGTGCGCGGCGAGGAAATCCGGACCGACCATCGACCCGGTGTCGAGAATGACAAGCAGCGCGCCGACCGCCAACCGGGCCGCGCCGTTGCGCGCGGACGCGACCCGGAACCCGCGGTCCTCCTGACGGAAGTACGTGATGTGCAACAGGTCGGCGTAGGAGCCCACGACGTCGGCGGTGTGGTCGGTCGATCCGTCGTCGCCGACGACCACCTCGAAGTCATCGGTGGGAATCGTCTGACGGGTGAGCTGCCGAAGGGTCTCCGACAGCAGGTCGGCCTGGTTGTAGGTCGCGATGATGACGGATGCCCGCCGCCGGTGGCGCATGGTTCTCCTTCGCATGGTCGGTTCAGCCCTCCGAACTGGCCTACGGGTTCACGAGGCGGCCGGGCCGGCGTACGAGATGGTCCGACGGCCGATCCGGTCGGCCTCGGCCAGGACCTCCGCGCTCCAGGTGCCCCACAGGCCGGCCATCCGGGAGGTGATGACCACCGTGTCGACACTGTCGTCGGCCAGCAGCGTGTGCACCCCGACGGCGTGGTAGCCGCTGTGGTCGCCAGAGCGCACGGCACGGTCGAGGAGCTGGTCGTCGAAGTCGACGAGGATCGCGCCGGTCACCGACTCGGGCAGCTCGGCGCCGCATCCGATGACGGCGACCGACTCGTCGGCCGGCACGTCCGCCAGGGCCTTGGCGATCTCGTCGGAGACGCTCAGGTCGCCGGCCTGCTTCCGCCAGTCGAGAAGCTCCCGGTACGACTGCTCCCAGGCCCAGAACTCCCCCTTGTCGAGCATCACGCCCAGCCCCAGCTCGACCACCGGTTCCGGGAACTTGCTCAGGAACATCCGCATGTTCACGAAGAGCGCGTCGAAGTTGGCCTTGTGGTCGCGCTCGTGCGGCGCCACCAGAACCCATGCGTCCGGGGCGACCTCGATCGTCAGGCCGGCGCGCTGTAGCCGAAGCGCCAGCTCCATGTCCTCGCCGCCCCAGCCCTCGAACTTC
Proteins encoded in this window:
- a CDS encoding glycosyltransferase; the encoded protein is MGHRIRVSVIIATYNQADLLADTLRYLVRQTIPTTEFEVIVGDDGSTDHTAEVARSFADTLQVKYVFQEDRGFRAAAARNAAARLAAGALLITLDTGSMVGPDFLAAHLAAHESGESRRAVIGLSYGYNPEVPTARVDELLAQMLPETAVQRFRDLPEFQDVRQSYFADCEMDLSRRLVAWQAFWTLNASVRTDDFRRVGGFEEKFEGWGGEDMELALRLQRAGLTIEVAPDAWVLVAPHERDHKANFDALFVNMRMFLSKFPEPVVELGLGVMLDKGEFWAWEQSYRELLDWRKQAGDLSVSDEIAKALADVPADESVAVIGCGAELPESVTGAILVDFDDQLLDRAVRSGDHSGYHAVGVHTLLADDSVDTVVITSRMAGLWGTWSAEVLAEADRIGRRTISYAGPAAS